A genome region from Proteus vulgaris includes the following:
- the dtpA gene encoding dipeptide/tripeptide permease DtpA, protein MSTANTPDDGQKPSLNAFKQPRAFYLIFSIELWERFGYYGLQGIMAVYLVKMLGMGEAEAITVFAAFTALVYGFVAIGGWLGDKVLGTKRVIILGAIVLAIGYAMVAFSDHNKDVIYWGLATIAVGNGLFKANPSSLLATCYEKDDPQLDGAFTMYYMSINVGSFLSMLATPWLAANYGWDVAFALSVVGMLITLANFMVCRSWIKDKGSRPDFEPLNYLKLLLTLVGIVALTAVSTWLLHHNEVASWSLAVISLGIILIFARETFMMKGAARRKMIVAFLLMVEAVVFFVLYDQMPTSLNFFAIHNVEHSILGFSVEPEQFQSLNPFWIMLASPLLAAVYNFMGDRLPMPYKFTAGMFLSATAFLVLPLGASMANEAGIVSSWWLVASYGFQSIGELMISGLGLAMVAQLVPQRLMGFIMGAWFLTSAAAAIIAGKVASLMAVPEDVQSAHASLEIYSSVFLQIGIVTGVIAILMLITAPMLSKMTQ, encoded by the coding sequence GTGTCAACTGCAAACACACCTGACGATGGACAAAAACCGAGCCTGAATGCATTTAAACAGCCTCGTGCGTTTTATCTCATCTTCTCAATCGAATTATGGGAACGTTTCGGTTATTACGGCCTACAAGGGATCATGGCCGTTTACTTGGTTAAAATGCTGGGCATGGGTGAAGCAGAAGCTATCACCGTTTTTGCTGCATTTACCGCATTAGTTTATGGTTTTGTTGCTATCGGTGGATGGCTTGGGGATAAAGTCCTTGGTACTAAAAGGGTTATTATTCTTGGCGCAATCGTACTGGCAATTGGTTATGCGATGGTAGCATTTTCTGATCACAATAAAGACGTGATTTATTGGGGACTTGCAACGATTGCAGTAGGTAATGGTTTATTTAAAGCTAACCCATCTTCATTATTAGCCACTTGCTACGAGAAAGATGATCCGCAATTAGACGGTGCATTTACGATGTACTATATGTCTATCAACGTAGGTTCGTTTTTATCTATGTTAGCAACGCCATGGTTAGCGGCTAATTATGGTTGGGATGTTGCATTTGCATTAAGTGTTGTTGGTATGCTGATCACCTTAGCAAACTTTATGGTTTGCCGTAGTTGGATCAAAGATAAAGGCTCTAGACCTGATTTTGAACCGCTTAATTATTTAAAATTATTATTAACGCTGGTGGGTATCGTCGCTTTAACGGCTGTATCGACTTGGCTATTACATCATAATGAAGTGGCAAGTTGGTCTTTGGCGGTTATCTCACTCGGTATCATCCTGATTTTTGCACGTGAAACCTTTATGATGAAAGGTGCTGCTCGCCGTAAGATGATTGTCGCGTTTTTGCTGATGGTTGAAGCCGTGGTCTTTTTCGTTCTTTACGATCAAATGCCAACATCGTTAAACTTCTTCGCAATCCATAACGTTGAGCACTCAATTTTAGGTTTTAGCGTTGAACCTGAACAATTCCAATCATTGAATCCATTCTGGATCATGTTAGCAAGCCCATTATTAGCGGCAGTTTATAACTTTATGGGTGATAGATTGCCGATGCCATATAAGTTCACCGCAGGGATGTTCTTAAGTGCGACGGCATTCTTAGTGTTACCACTGGGTGCAAGCATGGCAAATGAAGCGGGTATTGTGTCTTCATGGTGGCTAGTCGCAAGTTATGGTTTCCAAAGCATTGGTGAGCTAATGATTTCAGGACTTGGTCTTGCCATGGTTGCTCAACTTGTACCGCAGCGTTTAATGGGCTTTATTATGGGTGCTTGGTTCTTAACTTCGGCAGCGGCTGCAATTATTGCCGGTAAAGTGGCGAGTTTAATGGCAGTACCAGAAGATGTACAAAGCGCTCACGCTTCATTAGAAATTTACAGCAGTGTATTCTTACAAATCGGTATTGTAACGGGTGTTATCGCAATTCTAATGCTGATCACGGCGCCTATGCTAAGTAAAATGACACAGTAA
- a CDS encoding MdtB/MuxB family multidrug efflux RND transporter permease subunit — MTEKTHGTSGGPSRLFILRPVATTLFMVAILLAGIVGYRMLPVSALPEVDYPTIQVVTLYPGASPDVMTSAVTAPLERQFGQMSGLKQMSSQSSGGASVITLMFQLTLPLDVAEQEVQAAINAATNLLPSDLPYPPIYSKVNPADPPILTLAVTSSILPMTQLQDMVETRISQKISQVNGVGLVSLAGGQRPAVRIKLNAQAAASYGLDSEKIRVAINNANVNSAKGSLDGPTRSVTLSANDQMKSLEDYRQLIVTYKNGAPIRLSDIATIEQAPENNQLGAWANNKQAIIINVQRQPGVNVIDTTDNIRNLLPDLVSNLPKSVNVEILTDRTTTIRASVKDVQFELGLAIALVVMVIYLFLRNGVATLIPSIAVPLSLVGTFAVMYFCGFSVNNLTLMALTIATGFVVDDAIVVIENISRYLERGDKPLTAALKGAGEIGFTIISLTFSLIAVLIPLLFMGDIVGRLFREFAITLAVAILISAVVSLTLTPMMCARLLKPENEIKHNRFEMACERFFERMIAVYAVWLKRVLNHQWITLGVALSTLVLTVLLYMFIPKGFFPLQDNGLLQGTIETSQSISYQAMVEKQQQVVDKLIDDPAIDNIASFVGIDGSNATLNTGRLQITLKPLDQRDDRIDVIIPRLQERIAAISGMTLYLQPTQDLTIDTQVSRTQYQFTLQATSLDELAYWVPKLSQALKDSAELTDISSDWQDNGMMAYIKVDRDSASRLGISMSDIDNALYNAFGQRLISTIYTQANQYRVVLEQDIRNGDGLQALSAVHLTGKEGAMVPLLSIASVEQRLAPLSINHQEQFPSATFSFNVAEQSSLEEAVKAVKLAEEQISMPRDITTQFQGATLAFESALSSTLWLIIAAIVAMYIVLGVLYESFIHPITILSTLPTAGVGALLALIAAGNELDIIAIIGIILLIGIVKKNAIMMIDFALAAEREQGLTPYEAIYQACLLRFRPILMTTMAALLGALPLMLSTGVGAELRQPLGVCMVGGLIMSQILTLFTTPVIYLLFDKLSLYINRNKHVENNNGAVS; from the coding sequence ATGACCGAGAAAACACACGGTACAAGTGGGGGCCCCTCTCGCTTATTTATTCTGCGCCCTGTTGCAACCACCCTTTTTATGGTCGCCATACTCCTTGCAGGGATTGTTGGCTATCGTATGTTGCCCGTCTCTGCATTACCTGAAGTTGATTACCCCACTATTCAGGTCGTTACACTCTATCCAGGAGCAAGCCCAGATGTAATGACATCAGCAGTTACCGCTCCATTAGAGCGTCAATTTGGACAGATGTCTGGATTAAAACAGATGTCGTCACAAAGTTCTGGTGGTGCATCAGTGATCACACTGATGTTCCAATTAACATTACCATTAGATGTTGCAGAGCAAGAAGTCCAAGCTGCGATAAATGCGGCCACTAATCTGCTACCATCCGATTTACCGTATCCACCGATTTACAGCAAAGTAAATCCCGCAGATCCGCCTATTTTAACCTTGGCGGTGACAAGCTCAATATTACCCATGACACAGTTGCAAGATATGGTTGAAACCCGTATTTCGCAAAAAATTTCACAAGTTAATGGTGTTGGTTTAGTCTCTTTAGCGGGTGGGCAGCGCCCTGCGGTTAGAATCAAACTTAATGCACAAGCCGCTGCATCTTACGGTTTAGATAGCGAAAAAATTCGTGTAGCCATCAATAATGCGAACGTTAACTCAGCAAAAGGGAGCCTTGATGGACCCACTCGCTCTGTGACGTTATCCGCCAATGATCAGATGAAATCATTAGAAGACTACCGTCAATTAATCGTTACTTATAAAAATGGCGCCCCAATTCGTCTATCTGATATCGCAACAATAGAACAAGCACCTGAAAATAATCAACTCGGTGCATGGGCGAATAATAAGCAAGCAATTATTATTAATGTTCAACGTCAACCCGGCGTTAACGTCATTGATACTACTGATAATATTCGTAATTTATTACCTGATTTAGTTTCTAATTTACCAAAATCCGTTAATGTTGAGATCTTAACAGACAGAACCACAACAATCCGTGCTTCTGTTAAAGATGTGCAGTTTGAACTGGGTTTAGCTATCGCCCTTGTGGTGATGGTCATTTATCTCTTTTTACGTAATGGTGTCGCCACCTTAATTCCAAGTATTGCTGTACCGCTTTCATTAGTCGGTACGTTCGCCGTGATGTATTTTTGTGGATTCTCTGTCAATAACCTCACCTTAATGGCATTGACCATTGCCACGGGCTTTGTTGTCGATGACGCCATTGTTGTGATTGAAAATATCTCCCGTTACCTTGAACGTGGTGATAAACCATTAACAGCCGCGTTAAAAGGGGCTGGCGAAATAGGTTTTACCATTATTTCCCTTACCTTCTCTCTTATTGCCGTACTGATCCCCCTGTTATTTATGGGCGATATTGTCGGACGCTTATTTAGAGAGTTCGCAATCACTCTTGCTGTCGCCATTTTAATCTCTGCTGTCGTTTCGCTCACATTAACGCCAATGATGTGTGCCCGATTGCTAAAGCCTGAAAATGAAATCAAACACAATCGTTTTGAAATGGCGTGCGAGCGTTTCTTTGAAAGAATGATTGCGGTATACGCCGTTTGGCTCAAACGTGTTTTAAACCATCAATGGATAACGCTTGGTGTCGCACTGAGCACATTAGTGCTCACTGTATTGCTCTATATGTTTATTCCTAAAGGCTTCTTCCCACTACAAGATAACGGGTTATTGCAAGGAACCATTGAAACCTCACAATCCATTTCTTATCAAGCAATGGTAGAAAAACAGCAGCAAGTCGTTGATAAATTAATTGATGATCCCGCTATTGATAATATTGCTAGCTTTGTAGGGATTGATGGAAGCAACGCAACACTCAATACAGGACGATTACAAATCACGCTAAAACCCCTTGATCAGCGTGATGATCGGATAGATGTGATTATTCCTCGTTTACAAGAACGCATTGCGGCTATTTCAGGCATGACGCTCTATCTGCAACCGACTCAAGATTTGACAATTGATACGCAAGTTTCTCGTACTCAGTATCAATTCACGCTACAAGCAACATCCTTAGATGAATTGGCTTATTGGGTGCCAAAGCTCTCCCAAGCACTAAAAGATAGCGCTGAATTGACCGATATCAGCAGTGATTGGCAAGACAACGGCATGATGGCGTATATCAAAGTAGATAGAGACTCAGCAAGCCGTTTAGGTATTTCGATGAGTGATATAGATAATGCACTTTATAACGCTTTTGGTCAGCGTTTAATCTCCACTATCTATACTCAAGCTAATCAGTATCGCGTGGTTTTAGAACAAGATATTCGTAATGGTGATGGACTACAGGCTCTTTCAGCCGTGCATTTGACCGGCAAAGAGGGGGCGATGGTACCTTTATTGTCTATTGCATCCGTAGAGCAACGCTTAGCACCACTTTCTATTAATCATCAAGAGCAATTTCCTTCAGCAACATTCTCATTTAATGTCGCTGAACAATCCTCTCTTGAAGAAGCCGTAAAAGCTGTAAAATTAGCTGAAGAGCAAATTTCTATGCCAAGAGATATCACCACCCAATTCCAAGGGGCAACACTGGCATTTGAAAGTGCGCTTTCGAGTACTTTGTGGCTGATTATCGCGGCAATTGTGGCAATGTATATTGTATTAGGCGTGCTATATGAGAGTTTTATTCACCCTATCACTATTTTATCTACGCTGCCAACAGCGGGTGTTGGTGCATTATTAGCTTTAATCGCCGCGGGCAATGAGCTGGATATTATTGCAATTATTGGGATCATCTTACTCATCGGGATCGTAAAGAAAAATGCGATCATGATGATAGACTTTGCCCTTGCCGCTGAACGAGAGCAAGGTTTAACCCCTTACGAAGCTATTTATCAAGCATGTCTATTACGTTTCCGACCAATCTTAATGACTACAATGGCGGCGCTTTTAGGTGCCTTACCTTTAATGTTAAGTACCGGTGTAGGAGCCGAGTTACGTCAGCCATTAGGGGTTTGTATGGTTGGTGGCTTAATTATGAGCCAAATCTTAACGCTATTTACGACCCCCGTTATTTATCTATTATTTGATAAGTTATCGCTCTATATCAACCGTAATAAACACGTTGAGAATAATAACGGGGCTGTATCATGA
- a CDS encoding MFS transporter, whose product MTSQSHSTQPLSQPTARPLNRNDYKTLGLSSLGGTLEFYDFVIFVFFTKTLSHLFFPGDNAFIAQMQTLGIFAAGYLARPLGGIIMAHYGDIIGRKRMFTLSIFLMAVPTLVIGLLPTYASIGVAAPLLLLLMRIMQGAAIGGEMPGAWVFIAEHTPKQRYGLGVGTLTSGITGGILLGSIVAIIVQRSYTAQEVNDFAWRIPFILGGVFGLISVYLRRFLQETPIFKEMAAKKALAQEMPVVSVIKGHKQACLITAALTWSLSTAIVVTILMTPGVIVEGIYKIDRTTSLEANCVATLTLTLGCIFWGWIGDKLGTRASMTLSWGGLILTAFHFYGSLDAAMSSFQLAFNYGLMGFFVGAIATTPIVSTRAFPPSIRFSGLSFAYNMAYALFGGLTPMLTGIWLEKTAMAGAYYVAGVSLLAIAVAFLPLAYKGWTAVKPTTREKEVALQIDKVSG is encoded by the coding sequence ATGACATCACAATCACACTCCACTCAGCCGTTGAGTCAACCTACGGCAAGACCATTGAATCGCAACGACTATAAAACGTTGGGTTTGTCCTCACTAGGGGGAACATTGGAGTTCTATGATTTCGTGATCTTCGTGTTCTTTACGAAAACATTGAGCCACTTGTTCTTTCCTGGCGATAACGCTTTTATTGCACAAATGCAGACATTAGGTATTTTTGCCGCAGGTTATCTTGCTCGCCCTTTGGGTGGCATTATTATGGCGCACTACGGAGATATTATTGGACGTAAGCGCATGTTTACTTTAAGTATCTTCTTAATGGCTGTACCCACATTAGTGATTGGTTTATTACCCACTTATGCCAGCATTGGTGTTGCAGCACCATTATTGTTGTTATTAATGCGCATTATGCAAGGTGCCGCCATTGGTGGTGAAATGCCTGGTGCTTGGGTGTTTATCGCAGAGCACACCCCCAAACAACGTTATGGTTTAGGTGTAGGAACATTAACCTCGGGTATTACAGGCGGTATTTTATTAGGCTCAATCGTGGCAATTATCGTTCAACGTAGCTATACCGCTCAAGAAGTAAATGATTTTGCATGGCGTATTCCTTTTATTTTAGGGGGCGTATTTGGCTTAATCTCTGTTTACTTACGTCGCTTTTTACAAGAAACCCCGATCTTCAAAGAAATGGCGGCAAAAAAAGCGTTAGCACAAGAAATGCCTGTGGTTTCAGTTATTAAGGGTCATAAGCAAGCATGCTTAATTACAGCTGCATTAACATGGTCTTTATCAACCGCTATCGTTGTCACCATTTTGATGACACCCGGTGTCATTGTTGAAGGGATCTATAAAATTGATAGAACAACGTCATTAGAAGCAAACTGTGTTGCAACATTAACTTTAACCTTAGGTTGCATATTCTGGGGTTGGATTGGTGACAAATTAGGAACACGTGCATCAATGACATTATCATGGGGCGGTTTAATTCTTACTGCATTCCATTTCTATGGCAGTTTAGATGCAGCGATGTCAAGTTTTCAATTAGCGTTTAACTATGGTTTGATGGGCTTTTTTGTAGGCGCGATTGCAACTACACCTATCGTTAGCACAAGAGCATTTCCACCATCAATTCGTTTTTCTGGTTTATCTTTTGCTTATAATATGGCTTATGCCTTGTTCGGTGGATTAACACCAATGTTAACAGGAATATGGTTAGAAAAAACAGCAATGGCAGGTGCATATTATGTTGCTGGCGTATCATTATTAGCAATTGCTGTCGCTTTCTTACCTTTAGCTTATAAAGGGTGGACAGCAGTAAAACCGACAACCAGAGAAAAAGAGGTTGCATTACAGATTGATAAAGTGAGCGGCTAG
- the mdtC gene encoding multidrug efflux RND transporter permease subunit MdtC, translating to MKFFALFIQRPVATTLLSLAISLCGALGFMLLPVAPLPQVDYPVINIYASLPGASPETMASSVATPLERSLGRIAGIDEMTSSSSLGSTSITLVFDLNKDINTAARDVQAALNASQSLLPSGMPSRPRYYKSNPSDAPIMILTLTSDIQNTGELYDLASTRLAQKISQIEGVSEVSVGGGSLPAIRVALNPDALFNQNVSLDDVRKAINQANVRRPQGFVNNDEKRWQIQTNDELSKAAEYRPVIVHYNQDAVVRLSDVAQVTDSVQNARAAGMSGGEPAILLVIRREAGANIIETVDRIRNEFPDLRELIPASVDLKVAQDRTPTIRASLAEVERALAIAVALVILVVFLFLRSGRATLIPAVAVPVSLIGTFSAMYLCGFSLNNLSLMALTVATGFVVDDAIVVLENISRHIENGLKPKDAALKGVGEVGFTVLSMSISLVAVFIPLLLMDGLVGRLFKEFAITLTTAIAISLFVSLTLTPMMCAHLLKGMKPKAQSHLRGFGKLLFRAQQGYSVTLQAALRHRRWIMAIFFATLGLNAYLYISAPKTFFPDQDTGRLMGFVRADQSISFQSMKEKMTRFMQEINADKDVDSVTGFTGGGRINSGFMFISLNPLSERTDSANQVINRLRAKLANEPGANLFLMPVQDVRAGGRQANASYQFTLLADDLSELRKWEPIVRKALGELPQLVDVNSDKEDKGAEMALTYDRDTMSQLGINVSDANNLLNNAFGQRQISTIYAPLNQYKVVMEVSEQYTQDVSALDKMYVVNNQGERIPLSAFASWYPANAPLSVNHQGLSASSTIAFNIPEGYTLADAINSIERTMTELGVPNTVRGSFAGTAQIFQETIKSQLILILAAIVTVYLVLGVLYESYIHPLTILSTLPSAGVGALLALQLFNTPFSLIALIGIMLLIGIVKKNAIIMVDFAITAQREGKLSAKEAIIQASLLRFRPIIMTTLAALFGALPLMLGSGDGAELRQPLGITIVGGLLMSQLLTLYTTPVIYLFFDGLRERWQQRRISKKEANA from the coding sequence ATGAAGTTTTTCGCCCTCTTTATTCAACGTCCCGTCGCAACGACGTTACTCAGCTTGGCGATTTCGCTATGTGGTGCATTAGGTTTCATGTTGCTCCCTGTTGCCCCATTGCCACAAGTTGATTATCCCGTTATTAATATTTACGCCTCATTACCAGGGGCATCACCAGAAACGATGGCATCTTCTGTGGCAACACCACTTGAGCGCTCCCTAGGGCGAATTGCGGGTATTGATGAGATGACATCAAGCAGTTCGCTTGGCAGTACCAGTATTACTCTAGTGTTTGATTTAAACAAAGATATCAATACAGCAGCTCGTGATGTACAAGCCGCATTAAATGCGTCACAAAGCTTATTACCTTCAGGCATGCCAAGCCGACCACGTTATTATAAATCAAATCCTTCTGATGCACCGATTATGATCTTAACGCTCACCTCTGATATCCAAAATACAGGGGAACTTTACGATCTCGCCTCAACAAGATTGGCACAAAAAATCTCGCAGATTGAAGGTGTCAGTGAAGTATCTGTCGGTGGTGGCTCATTGCCAGCGATACGTGTCGCCCTCAATCCTGATGCGTTATTTAACCAAAATGTCAGCCTCGATGATGTCAGAAAAGCCATTAACCAAGCGAATGTGCGACGACCTCAAGGCTTTGTAAATAATGACGAGAAGCGTTGGCAAATCCAAACTAACGATGAGCTCAGCAAAGCAGCAGAATATCGTCCTGTGATTGTGCATTATAATCAAGATGCTGTTGTACGTTTAAGTGATGTGGCACAAGTTACCGATTCAGTACAAAACGCTCGAGCGGCGGGAATGAGTGGCGGAGAACCTGCGATTTTGCTCGTTATTCGTCGTGAAGCGGGTGCCAACATCATTGAAACCGTGGATCGCATTCGTAATGAGTTTCCTGACTTACGTGAGTTGATCCCAGCCAGTGTTGATTTAAAAGTAGCACAAGATAGAACCCCGACTATTCGCGCATCCCTAGCTGAAGTAGAACGAGCGTTAGCCATTGCTGTGGCGCTCGTGATTTTAGTTGTGTTCTTATTTTTACGCTCAGGTCGTGCCACGCTGATCCCTGCCGTTGCTGTTCCCGTTTCATTAATTGGGACCTTTTCAGCCATGTATCTTTGTGGCTTTAGTTTAAACAATCTTTCATTAATGGCATTAACCGTAGCGACGGGCTTTGTGGTTGATGATGCTATTGTGGTACTTGAAAATATCTCTCGTCATATTGAAAATGGTTTAAAACCCAAAGATGCCGCTTTAAAAGGCGTTGGTGAGGTTGGTTTTACTGTCCTGTCGATGAGTATTTCTCTTGTTGCCGTTTTTATTCCATTACTGTTAATGGATGGTCTTGTTGGGCGATTGTTTAAAGAGTTTGCCATCACCTTAACAACCGCTATTGCTATCTCGCTATTTGTTTCTCTTACGCTAACGCCCATGATGTGTGCGCATTTACTAAAAGGCATGAAGCCTAAAGCCCAATCACATTTACGAGGCTTTGGTAAGTTGCTTTTCCGCGCCCAGCAAGGTTACAGTGTCACATTACAAGCCGCATTGCGCCATCGACGCTGGATTATGGCTATTTTTTTCGCCACGTTAGGCTTAAATGCCTATTTATATATCAGTGCCCCCAAAACATTTTTCCCCGATCAAGATACGGGTCGCTTAATGGGATTTGTACGTGCAGACCAAAGTATTTCATTCCAATCGATGAAAGAAAAAATGACCCGTTTTATGCAAGAAATTAATGCAGATAAAGACGTTGATAGCGTAACGGGTTTTACCGGTGGAGGGCGTATTAACAGTGGATTTATGTTTATTTCTCTTAATCCATTATCAGAGCGTACTGATAGCGCCAATCAAGTAATTAATCGCCTACGGGCAAAATTAGCCAATGAACCCGGTGCCAACCTCTTTTTAATGCCAGTGCAAGATGTTCGAGCAGGCGGGCGTCAAGCCAATGCCAGTTATCAATTTACATTATTAGCTGATGATTTAAGCGAGTTGCGTAAATGGGAGCCTATTGTCCGTAAAGCGTTAGGTGAATTGCCTCAACTTGTAGACGTTAACTCTGATAAAGAAGATAAAGGCGCAGAAATGGCACTGACTTACGATCGCGATACCATGTCGCAATTAGGTATTAATGTCAGTGATGCCAATAATCTACTGAACAATGCTTTTGGTCAGCGTCAAATATCCACCATTTATGCGCCACTAAATCAGTATAAAGTGGTCATGGAAGTCTCTGAACAATACACCCAAGATGTTTCGGCGTTAGATAAAATGTATGTGGTCAATAATCAAGGTGAACGTATCCCATTATCCGCATTTGCGAGTTGGTATCCCGCTAATGCCCCATTAAGTGTTAATCACCAAGGATTATCTGCTTCTTCAACTATTGCCTTTAATATTCCTGAAGGCTATACATTAGCTGATGCCATTAATTCTATTGAACGTACAATGACAGAGCTAGGTGTACCGAATACCGTCAGAGGCTCTTTTGCAGGTACCGCACAAATTTTCCAAGAAACCATCAAATCACAACTCATTCTTATCTTAGCGGCGATTGTAACGGTCTATTTGGTATTAGGTGTACTGTATGAAAGCTATATTCATCCGCTGACTATTTTATCAACCCTACCTTCTGCTGGTGTGGGTGCCTTATTAGCATTACAGCTTTTTAATACACCTTTTAGTCTGATCGCACTTATTGGCATTATGTTGCTTATTGGTATTGTGAAGAAAAACGCCATTATTATGGTGGATTTTGCAATTACAGCACAGCGTGAAGGCAAATTGTCAGCTAAAGAGGCCATTATTCAAGCCAGTTTATTACGTTTTCGTCCTATTATTATGACAACTCTTGCCGCATTATTTGGTGCATTACCATTGATGTTAGGTAGCGGAGATGGTGCTGAATTAAGACAACCGTTAGGAATAACCATTGTAGGGGGCTTATTAATGAGCCAACTACTGACCCTGTATACAACCCCTGTTATTTATCTATTTTTTGATGGATTGCGTGAACGTTGGCAACAACGACGGATCAGCAAAAAAGAGGCAAATGCATGA
- a CDS encoding MdtA/MuxA family multidrug efflux RND transporter periplasmic adaptor subunit, with protein sequence MNKNKNVKKRVSLIIALIVVIAGGYAYWQFNAAKTASPENKGAQAANSQSRGTSGSRRPPLPPVQVAMSTQENVPQFLSALGTVKATNSVTVTSRVEGQLMALHFTEGQHVQQGDLLAEIDSRPFEVQLAQAKGQLAKDQATLANARLDLARYQKLAKTNLVSQQELDNQQALVKQSEASIRIDEAAISNAQLQLTYSKITAPISGQVGLKQVDVGNYISGGSSTPIVVINQMDPVDVLFTLPEQDLANVIQARKNNADLPVTALDRNNQFELAKGKLFSVDNQIDATTGTIKLKARFPQQETTLFPNQFVNVRLYVTTLEKAVVIPNAALQMGNEGHFVWVVDSENKVSKLRVEVALQNAEKVVIASGLSAEQRVVTDGVDRLTQGAKVDIVTPTAPKTKDNNRVVAEKA encoded by the coding sequence ATGAATAAAAACAAAAATGTTAAAAAAAGAGTTTCTCTCATCATCGCTTTAATTGTCGTCATCGCAGGGGGTTACGCCTATTGGCAATTTAATGCAGCAAAAACAGCATCACCTGAAAATAAAGGGGCTCAAGCAGCAAACTCACAAAGTCGAGGTACCTCTGGATCTCGTCGTCCACCTTTACCACCTGTTCAAGTTGCAATGTCAACGCAAGAGAATGTTCCCCAGTTTTTATCTGCTTTAGGAACGGTTAAAGCCACTAACAGTGTCACCGTCACTAGCCGTGTTGAAGGTCAATTAATGGCATTACATTTCACGGAAGGACAACACGTTCAACAAGGTGATTTATTAGCGGAAATTGACTCTCGCCCCTTTGAAGTTCAATTAGCTCAAGCCAAAGGACAACTGGCAAAAGATCAAGCAACATTAGCTAATGCTCGTCTTGATTTAGCACGTTATCAAAAATTAGCGAAAACCAATTTAGTCTCACAACAAGAATTGGATAATCAACAAGCTTTAGTTAAACAGTCTGAAGCTAGCATCCGTATTGATGAAGCGGCTATCAGTAATGCACAATTACAACTCACTTACAGCAAAATCACCGCGCCTATTTCAGGTCAAGTGGGTTTAAAACAAGTTGATGTTGGTAATTATATTTCTGGTGGCTCCTCTACACCTATCGTCGTTATCAATCAAATGGATCCTGTTGATGTGCTCTTTACATTACCAGAACAAGATCTCGCGAATGTTATTCAAGCGCGTAAAAATAATGCCGATTTACCCGTCACCGCATTAGATAGAAATAACCAATTTGAATTAGCTAAAGGCAAATTATTTAGTGTTGATAACCAAATTGATGCAACAACTGGCACCATTAAATTAAAAGCACGTTTCCCTCAGCAAGAGACAACGTTATTCCCTAACCAATTTGTTAATGTCCGTCTTTATGTCACCACATTAGAAAAAGCAGTCGTTATTCCTAATGCGGCGCTGCAAATGGGTAATGAAGGTCACTTTGTTTGGGTTGTCGATAGCGAAAATAAAGTGAGTAAATTACGTGTTGAAGTGGCATTACAAAATGCAGAAAAAGTCGTCATAGCTTCGGGTTTATCGGCAGAACAGCGGGTTGTAACCGATGGTGTGGATAGATTAACACAGGGTGCAAAAGTTGATATCGTGACCCCCACAGCACCAAAGACGAAAGATAATAACCGTGTTGTTGCGGAGAAAGCGTAA
- a CDS encoding VOC family protein: protein MNIKPSAILIHVPNVSEGLAWYQHAFPSAVAQYLPDFNFTLLHIGDFTIEVVQADSKVSAGKKGTVLYWQVDDFNCALTHFQKIGATLYRGPMEIDNGFYMCQVEDPFGNLIGLKGQKA from the coding sequence ATGAATATCAAACCCAGTGCTATTCTTATTCACGTTCCCAATGTTTCCGAAGGGTTAGCATGGTATCAACATGCTTTTCCATCTGCGGTTGCGCAATATCTACCTGATTTCAATTTTACCTTATTACATATCGGTGATTTTACTATTGAGGTTGTTCAAGCCGATAGCAAAGTGAGCGCAGGCAAAAAAGGCACTGTTTTATATTGGCAGGTTGATGATTTTAATTGCGCACTTACGCATTTTCAAAAAATAGGGGCAACACTTTATCGAGGTCCTATGGAAATAGATAATGGGTTTTATATGTGCCAAGTCGAAGATCCTTTTGGCAATTTAATCGGTTTAAAAGGTCAAAAAGCTTAA